One region of Rhizoctonia solani chromosome 9, complete sequence genomic DNA includes:
- a CDS encoding Fatty acid hydroxylase superfamily: MADSSPPLPSRTMSPPPKRPTIDTTLVVSSPRPSPPQPLDGTIIVDEPSELGDAELKKSRRQPAIYPNTLRATPKPFSRSAAKRESVMALGSIEHLQHYFTKTGLQSKHRPMTRNKGLVPAIGGKHVRAASSVTSIPELPPSPMVPISSTRIPFVHLPKSYHVDSAQLKPGVIRDLKAVEQAWRITPEVTTPDASPSLGPTTQSPNPNARFDVLDTLRITTHAIRAVRDYVVSLPDDHPTHTGKALGVYRSPVFSAPGTKKDPMVQMNLGVQSLASVLASSLPASPGRGGPGPGTGARVVSPTPSIGSVPGSPSKPRPSVGPGAGVSTQPFPSRPEDPVALVRRAALDVLISLRSLEEKSRIVDPSVTPERPSSSMLSAQPHDQHSASSRSNTPAFLSNSGDEADKDSATSFSQTQSQNLPRLRTPTGASTETVLVHGRGAVQVWSESDEEDLFADEPEKKEVWDERLVLGGGWLYRPDLAPADVHDAKTAVGRYLDVVDALLFRGRGAGRRGWDRERRKSRKSELASGGSDTPSSSLVMSDSEDEVASRRVSDTMKYLSVLSEREEGIIEENEEEEEEEGDGDEDGLPDWASVEPFGGDLIGRTTSLLRFLLPTELSSLIPPAPTRETLLNVLSDGHMLCVAYNSGVRKSKKAWGFINAESIHETALATSEERAAGSWTFRRRENLGLWAAALKLRYVIDIVPVEHSTAPTRHFHQAPQQSEAQHGQIRYAPNQFSPIVVAKHEAGWEDMLERAMWDQKAERDQRIFPVDSVLVLGVFLLYTPVTLFTPALSFEHRGPTFKMNSTTLGHHASAQELYAAAGTDFSNLSWLESQWAAWYMWIGNPIIATGLMSFIMHEVVYFGRCIPWIIIDAMPYFNRWKLQPGKVPSAKEQWECTKLVLFSHFTIELPQIWFFHPLAEACGMQTWQVPFPSWQTIAAQVAFFFVFEDAFHYFAHQALHYGPLYKHIHKIHHKYSAPFGLAAEYAHPAEVLILGTGTIGGPLLYCWFTQNLHIFTVYIWVTLRLFQAIDAHSGYDFPWSLNRIIPFWSGADHHDFHHMAFVNNYSTSFRWLDYMFGTDDKYRAYKARLASASAKDRAELEKKLLEETEQEGIVAANEAEKKSAFGRKGKRD; encoded by the exons ATGGCGGATTCCTCTCCTCCTTTACCTTCGCGCACTATGTCTCCGCCACCGAAGCGACCAACGATCGATACGACGCTTGTAGTATCGTCGCCTAGGCCTTCTCCTCCACAACCGCTGGATGGTACGATTATCGTGGACGAACCGAGCGAACTTGGAGATGCGGAACTCAAAAAATCACGTCGTCAGCCAGCCATCTATCCAAACACACTCAGAGCTACCCCCAAGCCTTTCAGTCGGAGCGCAGCCAAGCGGGAGAGTGTCATGGCCCTAGGGAGCATTGAACATTTACAGCATTATTTCACCAAGACGGGATTACAATCCAAACATCG ACCCATGACGAGGAACAAAGGACTTGTACCTGCTATAGGCGGCAAACACGTCCGAGCGGCGAGTTCAGTGACTAGTATTCCGGAATTACCGCCCTCTCCCATGGTCCCTATTTCATCGACCCGAATTCCATTTGTGCATTTGCCCAAATCGTACCATGTTGATTCTGCTCAACTTAAACCAGGGGTTATACGTGATTTAAAGGCGGTTGAACAGGCGTGGAGGATTACCCCTGAAGTTACCACCCCGGATGCATCTCCCTCGCTTGGTCCGACCACCCAGTCCCCCAACCCCAACGCAAGATTCGACGTCCTTGACACGTTACGCATTACCACGCATGCTATTCGGGCCGTTCGGGACTATGTCGTTTCGTTACCAGACGACCATCCGACACACACAGGCAAAGCACTGGGAGTGTACCGGTCACCCGTGTTTTCGGCTCCAGGAACGAAAAAGGACCCGATGGTGCAGATGAATCTTGGCGTGCAAAGTTTAGCTAGTGTCTTGGCCTCAAGTCTGCCTGCTTCTCCTGGACGAGGAGGGCCAGGACCAGGGACGGGGGCGAGAGTGGTCAGTCCCACGCCGAGCATAGGCAGCGTTCCCGGTTCACCCTCCAAGCCCCGTCCGAGCGTAGGTCCAGGAGCGGGTGTGTCCACTCAGCCGTTTCCTTCTCGTCCCGAAGATCCTGTCGCACTCGTTCGGCGCGCTGCTCTGGACGTATTGATCTCTCTCCGGTCGTTGGAAGAAAAGTCCCGCATTGTCGATCCGTCGGTCACACCCGAGCGGCCATCATCGTCTATGCTGAGCGCCCAACCTCACGACCAACACAGCGCCAGCTCACGATCCAACACCCCGGCGTTCCTATCCAACTCGGGCGACGAAGCCGACAAAGACTCTGCCACGTCCTTTTCGCAAACCCAATCGCAGAACCTACCGCGCCTGCGCACACCGACGGGCGCATCGACCGAGACGGTGCTCGTGCACGGGCGGGGCGCGGTGCAAGTATGGTCCGAATCGGACGAAGAGGACTTGTTCGCCGACGAGCCTGAGAAAAAGGAGGTCTGGGACGAACGGCTCGTGCTCGGTGGCGGGTGGCTTTACCGCCCGGACCTCGCCCCCGCCGACGTGCACGACGCCAAGACTGCGGTGGGGCGGTACCTCGACGTGGTTGATGCGCTCTTGTTCCGTGGTCGTGGGGCCGGGCGGCGAGGGTGGGATCGCGAGCGGCGCAAGAGTCGCAAGTCCGAGTTGGCGAGTGGCGGGTCGGATACTCCTTCCTCGAGCTTGGTGATGAGTGATTCCGAGGACGAGGTTGCGAGTCGGAGGGTGAGCGATACGATGAAGTATTTGAGCGTCTTGAGCGAGCGGGAAGAGGGGATTATTGAAGAgaatgaagaggaagaggaagaagaaggggATGGAGACGAGGATGGGTTGCCGGACTGGGCGAGTGTGGAACCGTTTGGCGGAGACTTGATCG GACGAACAACGTCTCTCCTCCGGTTCCTTCTCCCAACTGAACTTTCGAGCCTCATCCCCCCTGCGCCGACACGGGAAACCCTGCTCAACGTCCTCTCGGACGGACATATGCTATGCGTGGCGTACAACTCGGGCGTGCGAAAATCGAAAAAGGCGTGGGGGTTTATTAATGCCGAGAGCATACACGAGACTGCGCTTGCGACGAGTGAAGAGCGGGCTGCTGGGAGCTGGACGTTTAGGCGTAGGGAAAACTTGGGCTTGTGGGCTGC CGCACTCAAACTTCGCTATGTAATCGACATTGTCCCCGTGGAACACTCGACGGCGCCGACTCGGCATTTCCACCAAGCACCGCAGCAGAGCGAGGCGCAGCATGGACAGATACGATACGCGCCCAACCAGTTTTCGCCGATTGTGGTTGCAAAGCACGAGGCTGGGTGGGAGGATATGCTCGAGAGGGCGATGTGGGA TCAAAAAGCGGAGCGCGACCAACGGATTTTTCCAGTGGACTCCGTCTTGGTCTTGGGGGTGTTTCTCTTATACACACCAGTCACCCTCTTTACTCCTGCTCTTTCCTTTGAGCATAGAGGACCAACCTTCAAAATGAACTCGACGACGCTCGGTCATCATGCGAGCGCGCAAGAGCTGTACGCCGCTGCCGGCACCGACTTTTCCAATCTTAGCTGGTTAGAGAGTCAGTGGGCTGCATGGTACATGTGGATTGGGAACCCAATTATTGCTACTGGCTTGATGAGCTTTATCATGCACGAG GTTGTATACTTTGGACGATGCATTCCTTGGATCATcattgatgccatgccctaCTTTAATCGATGGAAACTCCAGCCT GGAAAAGTGCCATCGGCAAAGGAGCAATGGGAATGCACCAAACTCGTGCTCTTTTCCCACTTTACCATCGAACTCCCCCAAATCTGGTTCTTCCACCCCTTGGCAGAAGCATGCGGTATGCAGACCTGGCAAGTCCCGTTCCCGTCGTGGCAAACCATTGCCGCCCAAGTCGCATTCTTCTTCGTCTTTGAAGACGCCTTTCACTACTTCGCCCACCAAGCGCTGCACTATGGACCCCTGTACAAGCACATTCACAAGATCCACCACAAGTACTCGGCTCCCTTTGGTCTTGCTGCTGAATACGCCCATCCGGCCGAGGTGTTGATTCTAGGCACGGGCACGATCGGCGGACCGTTGTTGTACTGCTGGTTCACCCAAAACTTGCACATTTTCACCGTGTACATTTGGGTCACTTTGAGGCTCTTCCAGGCCATTGATGCTCATTCCGGTTATG ATTTCCCGTGGTCGTTGAACCGTATCATCCCGTTCTGGTCTGGTGCGGATCATCATGACTTCCATCACATGGCCTTTGTCAAC AACTACTCGACCTCGTTCCGCTGGCTCGACTACATGTTCGGCACCGACGACAAGTACCGAGCGTACAAGGCTCGTCTTGCCTCTGCAAGCGCCAAAGATCGTGCCGAGCTCGAGAAGAAGCTGTTGGAAGAGACCGAGCAGGAGGGTATTGTCGCTGCCAACGAGGCCGAAAAGAAGAGTGCATTTGGGCGAAAGGGCAAGAGGGACTGA
- a CDS encoding oxalate decarboxylase: protein MLFTPLLALATYAAAAPAGTSSSLSLASTSTSTPASATAATGTSAAAVPSPTVPYASDDPNYSYLDRYQSGTPEPIIGAAGADILGPQNIPLERESPDFMAPPTTDSGSVENVKWPMAISHNRVQDGGWARQQNEHDMPLATAMAGVDMRLKAGAIREMHWHVTAEWGYVMAGSCRVNVVNQLGRNYLADVYPGDLWYFPEGIPHSIQGLNDIADGCEFLLVLDNGTFSEDSTFLLTDWMAHVPKEVLAKNFRVNASAFDHIPGEQLWIFPSAVPTESVAEANPVSPQGEALLPYTFAASKAPATNVTGGSVKVVDSRTFNVSTTIAVAEVTVVPGGMRELHWHPTQPEWTFYLEGTARVTVFASSGNARTFDYQAGDIGYVPPTFGHYVENTGNTTMKYLEIFKTDIYEDISLNQWLALTPPEMVKAHLQLDDETISQLQKVKPIVVGPGEW from the exons ATGCTGTTCACTCCTCTCCTCGCACTCGCCACCTATGCCGCCGCCGCTCCAGCCGGTACTAGCTCCAGCCTGTCTCTTGCTTCCACATCTACGTCCACACCTGCGAGCGCCACGGCTGCCACAGGCACCTCTGCAGCAGCAGTGCCCTCGCCGACAGTTCCATATGCGTCGGACGACCCAAACTACTCGTACCTTGACCGCTACCAGAGCGGCACACCCGAGCCAATCATCGGGGCAGCCGGTGCGGACATCCTTGGACCGCAGAACATACCGCTGGAGAGGGAGAGTCCGGACTTCATGGCGCCTCCTACGACCGATAGCGGCTCTGT GGAAAACGTGAAGTGGCCGATGGCGATATCGCACAACCGAGTGCAAGACGGAGGATGGGCTCGTCAGCAGAACG AGCACGACATGCCGCTTGCGACTGCGATGGCAGGGGTGGATATGAGACTGAAGGCTGGGGCGATTCG TGAGATGCACTGGCATGTTACCGCAGAG TGGGGATACGTCATGGCA GGCAGCTGCAGGGTCAACGTCGTCAATCAGCTCGGTCGTAACTATCTTGCCGATGTG TATCCCGGTGACCTGTGGTACTTCCCAgaaggcatcccacactcgaTCCAAGGACTCAACGACATTGCCGACGGATGCGAGTTCCTTCTT GTCCTAGATAATGGCACGTTCAGCGAGGACTCTACGTTCTTGCTGACTGACTGGATGGCACACGTGCCGAAGGAGGTGCTGGCGAAGAACTTCCGAGTCAACGCGTCTGCGTTCGACCACATCCCTGGCGAGCAGCTGTGGATCTTCCCGTCGGCTGTGCCGACCGAGAGCGTGGCAGAGGCGAACCCTGTGAGTCCACAAGGAGAGGCGCTACTACCGTACACGTTTGCTGCGAGCAAGGCACCGGCTACAAAC GTGACTGGAGGGTCTGTAAAGGTGGTGGACTCGCGGACATTCAACGTGTCGACGACGATTGCGGTGGCAGAGGTGACTGTGGTGCCTGGGGGTATGCGCGAGCTGCAT TGGCATCCTACTCAACCTGAATGGACCTTCTATCT CGAGGGAACTGCACGTGTGACTGTGTTTGCATCTTCAGGCAACGCTCGCACCTTCGACTACCAGGCTGGTGACATCG GATACGTACCACCGACGTTCGGTCACTACGTCGAGAACACTGGCAACACGACGATGAAGTACCTTGAGATCTTCAAGACCGACATATACGAGGACATCAGTCTGAACCAGTGGCTCGCTCTCACCCCGCCTGAGATGGTCAAG GCACACCTGCAACTAGATGACGAGACGATCTCGCAGCTGCAGAAGGTGAAGCCGATCGTAGTAGGACCTGGAGAGTGGTGA
- a CDS encoding oxalate decarboxylase gives MLFTPLLALATYAAAAPAGTSSSLSPASASTSTPASATAATGTSAAAVPSPTVPYASDDPNYSYLDRYQSGTPEPIIGAAGADILGPQNIPLERESPDFMAPPTTDSGSVENVKWPMAISHNRVQDGGWARQQNEHDMPLATAMAGVDMRLKAGAIREMHWHVTAEWGYVMAGSCRVNVVNQLGRNYLADVYPGDLWYFPEGIPHSIQGLNDIADGCEFLLVLDNGTFSEDSTFLLTDWMAHVPKEVLAKNFRVNASAFDHIPGEQLWIFPSAVPTESVAEANPVSPQGEALLPYTFAASKAPATNVTGGSVKVVDSRTFNVSTTIAVAEVTVVPGGMRELHWHPTQPEWTFYLEGTARVTVFASSGNARTFDYQAGDIGYVPPTFGHYVENTGNTTMKYLEIFKTDIYEDISLNQWLALTPPEMVKAHLQLDDETISQLQKVKPIVVGPGEW, from the exons ATGCTGTTTACTCCTCTCCTCGCACTCGCCACCTACGCCGCCGCCGCTCCAGCCGGTACTAGCTCCAGCCTGTCCCCCGCTTCCGCATCTACATCCACACCTGCGAGCGCCACGGCTGCCACAGGCACCTCTGCAGCAGCAGTGCCCTCGCCGACAGTTCCATATGCGTCAGATGACCCAAACTACTCGTACCTTGACCGCTACCAGAGCGGCACACCCGAGCCAATCATCGGGGCAGCCGGTGCGGACATCCTTGGACCGCAGAACATACCGCTGGAGAGGGAGAGTCCGGACTTCATGGCACCTCCGACGACTGATAGCGGCTCTGT GGAAAACGTGAAATGGCCGATGGCGATATCGCACAACCGAGTGCAAGACGGAGGATGGGCTCGCCAGCAGAACG AGCACGACATGCCGCTTGCGACTGCGATGGCAGGGGTGGATATGAGACTGAAGGCTGGGGCCATTCG TGAGATGCACTGGCATGTTACTGCAGAG TGGGGATATGTCATGGCT GGCAGCTGCAGGGTCAACGTCGTCAATCAGCTCGGTCGCAACTATCTTGCCGATGTG TATCCCGGTGACCTGTGGTACTTCCCAGAAGGCATCCCGCACTCGATCCAAGGACTCAACGACATTGCCGACGGATGCGAGTTCCTTCTT GTCCTAGATAATGGCACGTTCAGCGAGGACTCTACGTTCTTGCTGACTGACTGGATGGCACACGTGCCGAAGGAGGTGCTGGCGAAGAACTTCCGAGTCAACGCGTCTGCGTTCGACCACATCCCTGGAGAGCAGCTGTGGATCTTCCCGTCGGCTGTGCCGACCGAGAGCGTGGCAGAGGCGAACCCTGTGAGTCCGCAAGGAGAGGCACTGCTGCCATACACGTTTGCTGCGAGCAAGGCGCCGGCTACGAAC GTGACCGGAGGGTCTGTGAAGGTAGTGGACTCGCGGACATTCAACGTGTCGACGACGATTGCGGTGGCAGAGGTGACTGTGGTGCCTGGAGGTATGCGTGAGCTGCAT TGGCATCCTACTCAACCTGAGTGGACGTTCTATCT AGAGGGAACTGCACGTGTGACTGTGTTCGCATCTTCAGGCAACGCTCGCACCTTCGACTACCAGGCTGGTGACATCG GATACGTGCCGCCCACGTTCGGTCACTACGTCGAGAACACTGGCAACACGACGATGAAGTACCTTGAGATCTTCAAGACCGACATATACGAGGACATCAGTCTGAACCAGTGGCTCGCTCTCACCCCGCCTGAGATGGTCAAG GCACACCTGCAACTGGATGACGAGACGATCTCGCAGCTGCAGAAGGTGAAGCCGATCGTTGTGGGACCCGGAGAGTGGTAA
- a CDS encoding Ras-related protein Rab-18 — protein MAAEAPLNAKILLIGNSSVGKSSILLRFSDETWLSEDESSATIGVDFRVSKMEVRGKKVKLSIWDTAGQERFRTITSSYYRGAQGIILVYDVANRESFEALPKWFSELETYVSPNVVKIVVGNKVDKEFSRQVTTEEGKAFAERMGTLFVECSAKTKVGVQDTFRELVEKIVDTPELWAPAQPKVGVAAAGNSTRVGGGRTIPGSVNLVDDVHAGQEGGGCAC, from the exons ATGGCTGCTGAAGCTCCGTTGAATGCAAAGATTCTCCTGATTG GAAACTCGAGCGTTGGCAAGTCGAGTATTCTGTTACGTTTCTCGGACGAAACGTGGTTGAGTGAAGATGAGAGTAGTGCTACTATCGGAGTAGACTTTCGA GTATCCAAGATGGAGGTGCGGGGAAAGAAGGTTAAATTGAGCATCTGG GACACGGCTGGGCAAGAACGGTTCCGCACCATTACGTCCTCGTACTACCGAGGGGCACAGGGTATCATTCTTG TTTACGATGTGGCGAACCGAGAATCTTTTGAAGCGTTGCCCAAGTGGTTCTCGGAACTCGAAACGTATGTGTCCCCAAACGTGGTCAAAATTGTTGTCG GGAACAAAGTAGATAAGGAATTCTCGCGTCAGGTTACGACAGAGGAAGGTAAGGCTTTTGCAGAGAGAATGGGCACGCTTTTCGTCGAGTGTTCGGCAAAGACCAAAGTTGGTGTGCAGGACACGTTTAGAGAACTGGTCGAAAAG ATTGTCGACACGCCTGAATTGTGGGCCCCTGCCCAGCCCAAAGTCGGTGTAGCCGCTGCAGGAAATAGTACACGTGTGGGCGGGGGACGAACTATTCCTGGATCAGTCAACCTCGTAGACGATGTCCATGCTGGACAAGAAGGCGGAGGATGTGCCTGCTag